Proteins encoded by one window of Nasonia vitripennis strain AsymCx chromosome 5, Nvit_psr_1.1, whole genome shotgun sequence:
- the LOC100119624 gene encoding uncharacterized protein LOC100119624 isoform X1 produces MPRHVWRTLGLTFMTLLITGASCLKNVRLEVIPELVEHGHEAILRCSYELEDAPLYSLKWYRGTYEFYRYSPNEKPATKIFNFTWIEVNPNNSNESQVTIQNVDFPLSGNFSCEVTTDAPTFSTASSVKTLTVVSVPKGKPVIVSERGRYEPGETLKANCSAPPSKPPVQLSFTLNDLQVGEPSQPSKRSQSKQRELNSITHQDRHDDRQQQQQQHRDEEDERQWTELSLHLQPFHYSHGQLNLRCTAKIPGVYEQSSEVQLGSSLREPVPERAVTSENASDNCRRAADFTILALILLLLLHLR; encoded by the exons GTGCGAGCTGCTTGAAGAACGTCAGGTTAGAAGTAATTCCGGAGTTAGTGGAGCATGGTCACGAAGCCATTTTACGATGCTCGTACGAGCTCGAGGATGCCCCCCTTTACTCTCTTAAATGGTACCGGGGCACTTACGAATTCTACAGGTACTCGCCGAACGAAAAGCCCGcaacgaaaattttcaatttcaccTGGATCGAAGTTAAC CCGAACAATTCAAACGAGAGCCAAGTGACGATACAGAACGTGGATTTCCCTCTCAGCGGGAATTTCAGTTGCGAAGTTACGACGGATGCACCAACTTTTTCCACGGCAAGCAGCGTGAAAACACTGACCGTTGTTT CCGTACCCAAGGGTAAGCCTGTTATCGTATCGGAACGTGGACGTTATGAGCCTGGGGAGACTCTGAAAGCAAATTGCAGCGCGCCACCCTCCAAACCACCGGTTCAACTCTCTTTCACGCTCAATGATTTGCAG GTCGGCGAGCCTTCTCAGCCATCCAAGCGGAGCCAGTCAAAGCAGCGCGAGCTCAACAGTATTACGCATCAGGATCGCCACGACGatcgccagcagcagcagcagcagcatcgggacgaggaagacgagcgtcAGTGGACTGAGCTGAGCCTTCACCTGCAGCCGTTCCATTACTCCCACGGCCAATTGAACCTGCGCTGCACCGCCAAGATCCCTGGTGTCTATGAGCAGAGCAGCGAAGTCCAGCTCGGCTCGAGCCTCCGGGAACCGGTGCCCGAGAGAG CAGTGACATCCGAGAATGCCAGCGACAACTGCCGCAGGGCTGCCGATTTCACGATCCTCGCGCTGATTCTCCTGCTCCTGCTGCACTTGAGATAG
- the LOC100119624 gene encoding uncharacterized protein LOC100119624 isoform X2, whose amino-acid sequence MPRHVWRTLGLTFMTLLITGASCLKNVRLEVIPELVEHGHEAILRCSYELEDAPLYSLKWYRGTYEFYRYSPNEKPATKIFNFTWIEVNPNNSNESQVTIQNVDFPLSGNFSCEVTTDAPTFSTASSVKTLTVVSVPKGKPVIVSERGRYEPGETLKANCSAPPSKPPVQLSFTLNDLQVGEPSQPSKRSQSKQRELNSITHQDRHDDRQQQQQQHRDEEDERQWTELSLHLQPFHYSHGQLNLRCTAKIPGVYEQSSEVQLGSSLREPVPERVTSENASDNCRRAADFTILALILLLLLHLR is encoded by the exons GTGCGAGCTGCTTGAAGAACGTCAGGTTAGAAGTAATTCCGGAGTTAGTGGAGCATGGTCACGAAGCCATTTTACGATGCTCGTACGAGCTCGAGGATGCCCCCCTTTACTCTCTTAAATGGTACCGGGGCACTTACGAATTCTACAGGTACTCGCCGAACGAAAAGCCCGcaacgaaaattttcaatttcaccTGGATCGAAGTTAAC CCGAACAATTCAAACGAGAGCCAAGTGACGATACAGAACGTGGATTTCCCTCTCAGCGGGAATTTCAGTTGCGAAGTTACGACGGATGCACCAACTTTTTCCACGGCAAGCAGCGTGAAAACACTGACCGTTGTTT CCGTACCCAAGGGTAAGCCTGTTATCGTATCGGAACGTGGACGTTATGAGCCTGGGGAGACTCTGAAAGCAAATTGCAGCGCGCCACCCTCCAAACCACCGGTTCAACTCTCTTTCACGCTCAATGATTTGCAG GTCGGCGAGCCTTCTCAGCCATCCAAGCGGAGCCAGTCAAAGCAGCGCGAGCTCAACAGTATTACGCATCAGGATCGCCACGACGatcgccagcagcagcagcagcagcatcgggacgaggaagacgagcgtcAGTGGACTGAGCTGAGCCTTCACCTGCAGCCGTTCCATTACTCCCACGGCCAATTGAACCTGCGCTGCACCGCCAAGATCCCTGGTGTCTATGAGCAGAGCAGCGAAGTCCAGCTCGGCTCGAGCCTCCGGGAACCGGTGCCCGAGAGAG TGACATCCGAGAATGCCAGCGACAACTGCCGCAGGGCTGCCGATTTCACGATCCTCGCGCTGATTCTCCTGCTCCTGCTGCACTTGAGATAG